From the genome of Eucalyptus grandis isolate ANBG69807.140 chromosome 2, ASM1654582v1, whole genome shotgun sequence, one region includes:
- the LOC120290784 gene encoding uncharacterized protein LOC120290784, whose translation MGASGRRLTEHGNHGQNENGGDNGGTSGERRAVEEADGEDDSIPPARTFKAFVLDDYLIPKRLPQAFKDFVIPEARQFNSVEHQSRSWTRKARACVRHRPGQRAREDPERDQVRGGSRQRGRMAKSMSKYFAMDRVENKASKEKAMGMLKAIEAHLLQKR comes from the exons ATGGGGGCTTCAGGGCGACGGCTGACCGAGCATGGAAATCATGGCCAAAATGAGAACGGCGGAGACAACGGCGGCACCAGTGGCGAGCGACGAGCGGTGGAGGAGGCAGATG GTGAAGACGATTCCATCCCACCTGCAAGAACGTTCAAGGCCTTTGTTCTTGACGACTATCTCATCCCCAAGCGCCTCCCACAAGCCTTTAAGGATTTTGTCATCCCTGAAG CTAGACAGTTCAACTCGGTGGAGCACCAGTCGAGAAGCTGGACAAGGAAAGCTCGCGCATGCGTACGCCATCGTCCAGGGCAACGCGCCAGAGAAGATCCCGAACGAGATCAAGTTCGAGGCGGGTCCAGACAGAGAGGGCGTATGGCCAAGAGCATGAGCAAGTACTTCGCCATGGACCGGGTCGAGAACAAGGCCAGCAAAGAGAAGGCCATGGGAATGTTGAAAGCCATAGAAGCCCATCTCTTGCAAAAACGCTGA
- the LOC120290783 gene encoding cyclin-dependent protein kinase inhibitor SMR6-like gives MGFQEKRHQVDKGLDMEGKPTWVIAGISLRSPLKPIYTGSPRSRGEWDDDGGCGGEEEELSTTPTGEEARIPVKFTCPPPAPRKRKPALKYRYDGVRSSLTLRIWRACSCAKPKGLTDYGRDLCSC, from the coding sequence ATGGGGTTCCAAGAGAAGCGCCACCAGGTGGATAAAGGGCTCGACATGGAGGGCAAGCCGACGTGGGTCATCGCCGGGATCTCGCTGCGCTCCCCGTTGAAGCCGATATACACCGGCTCCCCGCGGAGCCGCGGCGAGTGGGACGACgacggcggctgcggcggcgaggaggaggaactcTCCACGACCCCGACGGGGGAAGAGGCGAGGATCCCGGTTAAGTTCACGTGCCCGCCGCCGGCCCCGAGGAAGCGGAAGCCGGCCTTGAAGTACCGCTACGACGGAGTTAGGAGTTCTTTAACCCTCCGGATTTGGAGAGCGTGTTCATGCGCAAAGCCGAAAGGGCTAACTGATTATGGGAGAGATTTGTGTAGTTGTTAA
- the LOC104451188 gene encoding major allergen Pru av 1: MGVITFHFDVPSPIPLARMFKAAVLDADNLLPIVLPQVVKSVEVLEGDGGPGTIKLMTFAEGNPYKTVKLKVEALDKENFTYCYSIIEDEMLGTTFEKVTYEVKINALPLGGSMLKCTNSYFTNCEVDVTEEEINARKETVSLMYKTIEAYLLANPDAY, translated from the exons ATGGGTGTCATCACTTTTCACTTCGATGTCCCGTCCCCCATTCCCCTGGCCAGGATGTTCAAGGCTGCTGTCCTCGATGCCGATAACCTCCTCCCCATCGTCCTCCCGCAAGTCGTCAAGAGCGTTGAAGTCCTCGAGGGCGATGGAGGTCCCGGGACCATCAAGTTGATGACTTTTGCCGAAG GCAATCCGTACAAGACAGTGAAGCTCAAGGTCGAGGCCTTGGACAAGGAGAACTTCACCTACTGCTACTCAATCATCGAGGACGAAATGTTGGGCACCACCTTCGAGAAGGTCACCTATGAGGTGAAGATCAACGCGTTGCCTTTGGGAGGCTCGATGTTGAAGTGCACGAACAGTTACTTCACCAATTGCGAGGTGGACGTCACCGAGGAGGAGATCAACGCCCGGAAAGAGACGGTGTCCTTGATGTACAAGACCATCGAGGCTTATCTCTTGGCAAACCCTGATGCCTACTGA